One genomic segment of Pseudomonas fortuita includes these proteins:
- a CDS encoding glycosyltransferase, with protein sequence MTSRSEPRILQFCHGYDGPFLDCARQYASLFQGRGYQVTTVFLTGAADPQVAAGCASDEVLFLEFSSKAVRGLKLGAIRALRRIAAERNFAFCIAHRFKPIYVALLGTGLPVIGVHHAFGDYERKGRRLFANLFSKRLILLGVSDAVRDDMRRCLPQWPAERIQTLYNRIDIDALQTALVPRAEARRALGLDTQAWVVGNVGRLHPDKDQATLLRGFAQALPKLPAGARLAILGKGRLEAELKALAAELGIAGQVSFLGQVPDARRYFEAFDVFALSSDHEPFGMVLLEAMVAGVPVLATACGGAREVVEGVGVLFPLGDAAQLAQGLEHMATLSAEQRQACAEHMLQRLRERFSDQAVRETFWQLPQVRALVGQA encoded by the coding sequence ATGACCAGCCGCTCTGAACCGCGCATCCTGCAGTTCTGCCATGGCTATGACGGGCCGTTCCTCGACTGTGCCCGTCAGTACGCCAGCCTGTTCCAGGGGCGTGGCTACCAGGTCACCACGGTGTTCCTCACCGGTGCCGCCGACCCGCAGGTGGCGGCCGGTTGCGCGTCTGACGAGGTGCTGTTCCTTGAGTTCAGCTCCAAGGCCGTGCGTGGCCTCAAGCTCGGTGCCATCCGTGCCTTGCGGCGCATTGCGGCCGAGCGCAACTTCGCCTTCTGCATTGCCCACCGCTTCAAGCCCATCTACGTGGCCCTGCTGGGCACCGGCCTGCCGGTGATCGGCGTGCACCATGCCTTTGGCGACTATGAGCGCAAAGGCCGCCGGCTGTTCGCCAACCTGTTCAGCAAGCGCCTGATCCTGCTGGGCGTGTCAGACGCGGTGCGTGACGACATGCGCCGCTGCCTGCCACAGTGGCCAGCCGAACGCATCCAGACTTTGTATAACCGCATCGACATCGACGCCCTGCAAACGGCCCTGGTGCCGCGCGCCGAGGCTCGCCGGGCTCTGGGCCTGGACACGCAGGCGTGGGTCGTCGGCAATGTCGGTCGCCTGCACCCGGACAAGGACCAGGCCACTTTGTTGCGTGGTTTTGCCCAGGCGCTGCCCAAGCTGCCGGCCGGCGCGCGCCTGGCGATCCTCGGCAAGGGCCGGCTAGAGGCCGAGCTCAAGGCCTTGGCCGCCGAGCTGGGGATTGCCGGCCAGGTGAGCTTCCTGGGCCAGGTGCCGGATGCACGCCGCTACTTCGAGGCATTCGATGTGTTCGCCCTGAGCTCCGACCACGAGCCGTTCGGCATGGTCCTGCTCGAAGCCATGGTCGCTGGCGTACCGGTGCTGGCCACGGCTTGCGGCGGGGCTCGTGAAGTGGTCGAGGGTGTGGGTGTGCTGTTCCCGTTGGGCGATGCTGCCCAGTTGGCTCAGGGCCTGGAGCATATGGCCACGCTGAGCGCCGAACAGCGCCAGGCCTGTGCTGAGCACATGCTGCAACGCCTGCGTGAACGCTTCTCCGACCAGGCGGTACGCGAGACCTTCTGGCAGTTGCCGCAGGTACGTGCACTGGTGGGGCAGGCTTGA
- a CDS encoding carbamoyltransferase family protein, with translation MALTILGLSGALSHDPSAALYIDGKLIAAAEEERFVRDKHAKNRMPYESAKFCLEQAGIKPSDVDVVAIPFAPISLFGKARWHYAKRYWYAPDRALDAILMGNRRYKRYRKKIVWCLEQLGFDPKKVKIEPVEHHLAHASSAYHCSGFKEKTAILGIDGKGEYATTFFGYGENGKIHKIKEFFDPDSLGGLYGAITEFLGFEMLDGEFKVMGMAPYGDASKYDFSRLASFENGELVINTDYANVIGLRRYKEKGKGFYFSPKLIEWLGPKREGDIADEPYIHYAASMQALFEKLALQMIDHYLGDTLRETGKLAFAGGCALNVKLNQKIIARPDVKELFVQPASGDAGTAVGAAAYVSHARGVPVEKMEHVYLGPSYSNEDVIAACARHPNQPKWRKLDNMPQQIAQIMVDGNPVAWFQGRMEFGPRALGGRSIIGCPSVEGVADRINHQIKFRERWRPFCPSMLDTVAPQMIKVDHPAPFMTFTFEVAEEWKTRVPEVVHEDGTSRAQVLKREYNPRYYDMMKALEDLTGNGVSLNTSLNRRGEPMICSPTDALNMFFGSDLQYLIMEDILVVKDGAAAYDQPL, from the coding sequence TTGGCATTGACGATTCTTGGCCTGTCCGGCGCCCTTAGCCATGACCCTTCCGCGGCCCTGTACATTGACGGCAAGCTGATTGCCGCCGCCGAAGAAGAGCGCTTCGTGCGTGACAAGCATGCGAAGAACCGCATGCCCTACGAGTCGGCGAAGTTCTGCCTGGAGCAGGCAGGCATCAAGCCGTCCGACGTCGACGTGGTAGCCATCCCGTTCGCCCCGATCAGCCTGTTCGGCAAGGCGCGCTGGCACTATGCCAAGCGCTATTGGTACGCCCCGGATCGCGCCCTCGATGCGATCCTGATGGGCAACCGTCGCTACAAGCGCTATCGCAAGAAAATCGTCTGGTGCCTGGAGCAGCTGGGCTTCGACCCGAAAAAGGTCAAGATCGAGCCGGTCGAGCATCACCTGGCCCACGCCTCCAGTGCCTACCACTGCTCTGGCTTCAAGGAAAAAACCGCGATCCTCGGCATTGATGGTAAAGGCGAATACGCCACCACCTTCTTTGGCTACGGCGAAAACGGCAAGATCCACAAGATCAAGGAATTCTTCGACCCGGACTCCCTGGGTGGCCTGTACGGTGCGATCACCGAGTTCCTCGGCTTCGAAATGCTCGACGGCGAGTTCAAGGTCATGGGCATGGCGCCGTACGGCGACGCCAGCAAGTACGACTTCTCGCGGTTGGCCAGCTTCGAAAACGGCGAACTGGTGATCAACACCGATTACGCCAACGTCATTGGCCTGCGCCGCTATAAAGAGAAGGGCAAGGGTTTCTACTTCTCGCCGAAGCTGATCGAATGGCTGGGCCCCAAGCGCGAAGGCGACATCGCAGACGAGCCGTACATCCATTACGCCGCCAGCATGCAGGCGCTGTTCGAGAAGCTGGCGCTGCAGATGATCGACCACTACCTGGGCGACACCCTGCGTGAAACCGGCAAGCTGGCCTTCGCCGGCGGCTGCGCGCTGAACGTCAAGCTCAACCAGAAGATCATCGCCCGCCCGGACGTGAAAGAGCTGTTCGTCCAGCCGGCCTCCGGCGACGCCGGTACTGCTGTCGGCGCCGCAGCCTATGTTTCCCACGCCCGCGGCGTACCGGTGGAGAAGATGGAGCATGTGTATCTCGGCCCTTCGTACTCCAACGAAGACGTGATCGCCGCCTGCGCCCGTCACCCGAACCAGCCCAAGTGGCGCAAGCTCGACAACATGCCGCAGCAAATCGCCCAGATCATGGTCGACGGCAACCCGGTGGCCTGGTTCCAGGGCCGCATGGAGTTCGGCCCGCGCGCCCTGGGTGGCCGTTCGATCATCGGCTGCCCGAGCGTCGAAGGCGTGGCTGACCGCATCAACCACCAGATCAAGTTCCGCGAGCGCTGGAGACCTTTCTGCCCGTCGATGCTCGACACCGTCGCCCCGCAGATGATCAAGGTCGACCACCCGGCACCGTTCATGACCTTCACCTTCGAAGTGGCTGAAGAGTGGAAGACCCGCGTACCGGAAGTGGTGCACGAGGACGGTACTTCGCGTGCCCAGGTGCTCAAGCGCGAGTACAACCCGCGCTACTACGACATGATGAAGGCGCTGGAAGACCTGACCGGCAATGGCGTGTCGCTGAACACCTCGCTCAACCGTCGCGGTGAACCTATGATCTGCTCGCCGACCGATGCCCTGAACATGTTCTTCGGCTCGGACCTGCAGTACCTGATCATGGAAGACATCCTGGTGGTGAAGGACGGCGCGGCCGCCTATGACCAGCCGCTCTGA
- a CDS encoding glycosyltransferase family protein: MKVLFLVQKEQRAILDRLYDGVAANCECDLRWLTSEDQRNLRRYFKREVQVERYDRIVFFLRFKQEIRQVAFIRTVPNLVILEHDAYQNYIPCKYTGKFSAHYRQLPWARVISSGYMVSERLRQEGFDAVFVPKGYDEQLLADQGRERDIELAFVGSVNSVAYSGRKALLDELGQVENLLVTRTKSGEDYCNTLNRIRFFVSADVGMGEYMIKNFEAMACGCVLLAYDQGEEENRALGLEDMHNVVFYDNIPTLQEKLRRLRAAPELARQIAENGRHLAVSRFSFAAVGRSIVDHMRPALRPHPPLSAWQRLRLTLGI; this comes from the coding sequence ATGAAAGTCCTATTTCTGGTGCAGAAGGAACAGCGGGCGATTCTCGACCGCCTGTACGATGGCGTCGCGGCCAACTGCGAGTGCGACCTGCGTTGGCTGACCAGCGAAGACCAGCGCAACCTGCGTCGCTACTTCAAGCGTGAAGTGCAGGTCGAGCGTTATGACCGCATCGTGTTCTTTCTGCGCTTCAAGCAGGAAATCCGTCAGGTGGCCTTCATCCGTACCGTACCGAACCTGGTCATCCTCGAGCACGACGCCTACCAGAACTACATCCCGTGCAAGTACACCGGCAAGTTCAGCGCCCATTACCGCCAGTTGCCATGGGCGCGGGTGATCAGCTCTGGCTACATGGTCAGCGAGCGCCTGCGCCAGGAAGGTTTCGATGCGGTGTTCGTGCCCAAGGGCTATGACGAGCAGTTGCTGGCCGACCAAGGGCGTGAGCGCGACATCGAACTGGCCTTCGTCGGCAGTGTCAACAGCGTGGCCTACAGCGGTCGCAAGGCGCTGCTGGATGAGTTGGGGCAGGTCGAGAACCTGCTGGTCACCCGCACCAAGTCGGGTGAAGACTACTGCAACACGCTCAACCGTATTCGTTTCTTCGTCAGTGCCGACGTCGGCATGGGCGAATACATGATCAAGAACTTCGAAGCCATGGCCTGCGGCTGTGTACTGCTGGCGTACGACCAGGGCGAGGAGGAAAACCGCGCGCTGGGCCTGGAAGACATGCACAACGTGGTGTTCTATGACAACATCCCGACCCTTCAGGAAAAGCTCCGCCGTTTGCGTGCAGCCCCAGAACTTGCCCGGCAGATTGCTGAAAATGGCCGCCATCTGGCGGTTTCCCGTTTCAGTTTCGCCGCCGTTGGACGTAGCATCGTCGACCACATGCGCCCGGCGCTCAGGCCCCACCCGCCGTTGTCTGCGTGGCAGCGGCTACGCCTGACGCTGGGCATCTAA
- a CDS encoding antimicrobial resistance protein Mig-14, whose amino-acid sequence MLNRIQAFRERGWQTIDAKAYAEAWARFGGSVATHPLVVEQLADLAQIPVRYLGWYQAGELKAAIPTWGRHLALAKDVLKRAGKKALFDLGNAEIILPAAADAAAPLRHTARYLSELSQGRFTGLKEQKEQLAMARAHEDLSKKFRYNQRRELRLLEEAGGVVRPISDFSAQQIASMYCDLFQRRWGFPATGAERMAEVLERLRELLIGSVLMLDGKPIAIQLVYRVEAPDWVSVEYINGGVDPETKAFSPGSVLSFLNTQAAWEDARARNKPLRFSFGRADREYKDRWCNPVPVYQA is encoded by the coding sequence ATGCTCAATCGTATCCAGGCCTTCCGCGAGCGCGGGTGGCAAACGATCGACGCCAAGGCCTACGCCGAGGCATGGGCGCGTTTTGGTGGCAGTGTCGCCACCCATCCGCTGGTGGTCGAGCAACTGGCTGACCTGGCGCAGATCCCGGTACGTTACCTGGGCTGGTATCAGGCCGGCGAGCTGAAAGCCGCCATCCCGACCTGGGGGCGCCACCTGGCGCTGGCCAAGGACGTGCTCAAGCGTGCCGGCAAAAAAGCCCTGTTCGACTTGGGCAATGCCGAAATCATCCTGCCAGCTGCGGCCGATGCCGCTGCACCGTTGCGCCATACCGCACGCTACCTGTCCGAACTGAGCCAGGGCCGTTTCACGGGCCTCAAGGAACAGAAGGAACAGCTGGCGATGGCGCGGGCGCACGAAGACCTGTCGAAGAAATTCCGCTACAACCAGCGCCGCGAACTGCGCCTGCTGGAAGAGGCGGGTGGCGTGGTGCGCCCGATCAGCGACTTCAGTGCCCAGCAAATCGCCAGCATGTACTGCGACCTGTTCCAGCGCCGCTGGGGCTTCCCTGCCACCGGTGCCGAGCGCATGGCCGAGGTGCTGGAGCGTCTGCGCGAGCTGCTGATCGGCTCTGTGCTGATGCTGGACGGCAAGCCGATTGCCATTCAGCTGGTGTACCGCGTCGAAGCGCCGGACTGGGTCAGCGTCGAGTACATCAATGGCGGTGTAGACCCTGAAACCAAGGCCTTCAGCCCAGGCAGCGTGCTGAGTTTCCTCAATACCCAGGCCGCCTGGGAAGACGCCCGGGCGCGCAACAAACCATTGCGGTTCTCGTTCGGCCGTGCCGACCGCGAATACAAGGACCGTTGGTGCAACCCTGTGCCGGTGTATCAGGCGTGA
- the putP gene encoding sodium/proline symporter PutP gives MGNPLTITFVVYIAAMVLIGFAAYRATNNLSDYILGGRSLGSVVTALSAGASDMSGWLLMGLPGAIYFSGLSEAWIAIGLTVGAYLNWLFVAGRLRVQTEHNGDALTLPDYFSSRFEDNSGLLRIISAIVILVFFTIYCASGIVAGARLFESTFGMSYETALWAGAAATIAYTFVGGFLAVSWTDTVQASLMIFALILTPVIVLISTGGFDTTFAAIEAVNPANFDMFKGATFIGIISLMGWGLGYFGQPHILARFMAADSVKSIAKARRISMTWMILCLAGTCAVGFFGIAYFSANPDLAGPVTENHERVFIELAKILFNPWVAGVLLSAILAAVMSTLSCQLLVCSSALTEDFYKAFLRKNASQLELVWVGRLMVLAVALIAIAMAANPENRVLGLVAYAWAGFGAAFGPVVLISVLWKGMTRNGALAGIVVGALTVILWKQIDTWGLYEIIPGFLLASIAIVLVSKLGSPSKAMVQRFETADAAYHADK, from the coding sequence ATGGGCAATCCACTTACGATCACTTTCGTGGTCTACATCGCAGCAATGGTACTGATCGGCTTCGCCGCCTATCGCGCCACCAACAACCTTTCCGATTACATTCTGGGTGGTCGCAGCCTGGGTAGCGTTGTTACAGCGCTGTCTGCCGGGGCATCCGACATGAGCGGCTGGCTGCTGATGGGCCTGCCGGGCGCCATCTACTTTTCGGGCCTGTCCGAGGCCTGGATCGCCATCGGTTTGACCGTTGGTGCTTACCTGAACTGGCTGTTCGTCGCTGGCCGGTTGCGTGTCCAGACCGAGCACAACGGCGATGCGCTGACTCTGCCGGACTACTTCTCCAGCCGATTCGAAGACAATAGCGGCCTGCTGCGGATTATTTCGGCGATCGTCATCCTGGTGTTCTTCACCATCTACTGCGCTTCTGGCATCGTTGCCGGTGCCCGCCTGTTCGAAAGCACCTTTGGCATGTCTTACGAGACTGCCCTGTGGGCTGGCGCCGCAGCGACCATCGCCTACACCTTCGTCGGTGGTTTCCTGGCGGTGAGCTGGACCGATACGGTTCAGGCTTCGCTGATGATCTTCGCGCTCATCCTGACCCCGGTGATCGTGCTGATTTCCACGGGCGGTTTCGACACCACCTTTGCTGCCATCGAGGCGGTGAACCCAGCCAATTTCGACATGTTCAAAGGTGCTACCTTCATCGGCATCATCTCGCTGATGGGCTGGGGCCTGGGCTACTTTGGCCAGCCGCACATCCTGGCGCGCTTCATGGCCGCCGATTCGGTGAAGTCGATCGCCAAGGCTCGCCGCATCTCCATGACCTGGATGATCCTGTGCCTGGCCGGTACCTGCGCCGTGGGCTTCTTCGGCATCGCCTACTTCTCGGCCAACCCTGACCTGGCGGGCCCGGTCACCGAGAACCATGAGCGTGTGTTCATAGAGCTGGCCAAGATCCTGTTCAACCCATGGGTCGCTGGCGTACTGCTGTCGGCCATTCTTGCGGCGGTAATGAGCACCCTGAGCTGCCAGTTGCTGGTGTGCTCCAGTGCATTGACCGAAGACTTCTACAAGGCCTTCCTGCGCAAGAACGCTTCGCAGCTCGAGCTGGTGTGGGTCGGTCGCCTGATGGTGCTGGCCGTGGCCCTGATTGCCATCGCCATGGCTGCCAACCCGGAAAACCGCGTGCTGGGCCTTGTGGCCTACGCCTGGGCTGGCTTCGGTGCCGCCTTCGGTCCGGTGGTGCTGATTTCGGTGCTGTGGAAAGGCATGACCCGAAACGGCGCGCTGGCCGGTATCGTGGTGGGTGCACTGACCGTTATCCTGTGGAAGCAGATCGATACCTGGGGCCTGTACGAAATTATCCCGGGCTTCCTGCTGGCTAGCATCGCCATCGTTTTGGTGAGCAAGCTGGGCAGCCCCTCCAAGGCAATGGTGCAGCGCTTCGAGACGGCTGACGCGGCGTATCACGCTGACAAGTGA
- a CDS encoding PIG-L deacetylase family protein, which translates to MSRKQQLLKRHRRNKRLGLLAGLVALVALGVLAWWWLPLLLLPLLWAAHEAWFADHLFYAPGEDYAYDFGDQARQVPASLHAGLLKADCVLQGDETLVLELRVKGSWLGRFLDPQVALLAGEQADRQTFERGVDGVRFLNLTGLAAPLQAGALRLRGRHCRLLGEPRLWITPAVELQRRRVMVIAPHADDAELAAYGLYSQADETWVVTLTAGEIEAEHYQQMGLGKAEAARLKGRLRAWDSIAVPRWAGVPESRCVQLGYFCLQLPAMQAAPEQPVASREAELADIRVFRQFNPFPLPADSDGAPTWNNLLADLRNLLEMARPQVLVMPHPQLDPHPDHICAQAAVLEALQGLAWQPQTLLCYANHLHDNDRWPMGDSGDGVALPPQLSAVQAWAPCSLVLDVATQHDKAMALGMMHDLQPAPPFKRRLRRLLQRWLAGRRPSPYGENEFFRKAVRRHELFWRREL; encoded by the coding sequence GTGAGCCGTAAGCAGCAGTTGCTCAAGCGCCACCGGCGCAACAAGCGTCTGGGCTTGCTGGCAGGCCTGGTTGCGCTGGTCGCCCTCGGTGTACTGGCCTGGTGGTGGCTGCCGCTGTTGCTGTTGCCGCTGCTCTGGGCCGCCCACGAGGCCTGGTTTGCCGACCACCTGTTCTACGCACCCGGCGAGGACTACGCCTACGACTTCGGTGACCAGGCGCGGCAAGTACCTGCCAGCCTGCACGCGGGCCTGCTCAAGGCCGACTGCGTGCTACAGGGCGATGAAACCCTTGTGCTTGAGCTGCGGGTAAAAGGCAGCTGGCTCGGTCGGTTCCTGGACCCGCAGGTCGCGCTGCTGGCGGGTGAGCAGGCCGATCGGCAAACCTTCGAGCGTGGCGTCGATGGCGTGCGCTTCCTCAACCTGACCGGCCTGGCTGCGCCGCTCCAGGCCGGCGCATTGCGCCTGCGTGGTCGCCATTGCCGGCTGCTGGGCGAGCCGCGTCTGTGGATAACGCCGGCGGTCGAACTGCAACGGCGCCGGGTGATGGTGATTGCGCCGCATGCCGACGACGCCGAGCTTGCTGCGTATGGCCTTTACAGCCAGGCAGATGAAACCTGGGTAGTGACGCTGACCGCCGGTGAAATCGAGGCCGAGCACTATCAGCAGATGGGCCTGGGCAAGGCCGAGGCCGCGCGCCTGAAGGGCCGCCTGCGCGCCTGGGACAGCATCGCCGTGCCGCGTTGGGCCGGTGTGCCGGAGTCGCGTTGCGTACAGCTGGGCTACTTTTGCCTGCAGTTGCCTGCCATGCAGGCCGCGCCAGAGCAGCCTGTGGCGTCACGCGAGGCCGAGCTGGCCGATATCCGCGTATTTCGCCAGTTCAACCCGTTCCCGCTGCCGGCCGACAGCGATGGTGCGCCAACCTGGAACAACCTGCTGGCCGACCTGCGTAACTTGCTGGAAATGGCCAGGCCGCAAGTCCTGGTAATGCCGCACCCGCAACTCGACCCGCACCCCGATCACATCTGCGCTCAGGCAGCGGTGCTGGAGGCCTTGCAAGGCCTGGCATGGCAGCCACAAACCCTGCTGTGCTACGCCAACCACCTGCATGACAACGACCGCTGGCCCATGGGCGACAGCGGCGATGGTGTGGCCTTGCCTCCGCAGTTGAGTGCTGTGCAGGCCTGGGCACCTTGCAGCCTGGTCCTGGACGTGGCTACCCAGCACGACAAAGCCATGGCCCTGGGCATGATGCACGACCTGCAGCCGGCCCCGCCATTCAAGCGCCGCCTGCGCCGCTTGCTGCAACGCTGGCTGGCCGGACGGCGGCCGTCGCCTTATGGGGAGAACGAGTTCTTCCGCAAGGCCGTGCGCCGACACGAACTGTTCTGGCGGCGCGAGCTGTAA
- a CDS encoding 23S rRNA (adenine(2030)-N(6))-methyltransferase RlmJ produces MNYRHAFHAGNHADVLKHIVLTRLIALMSRKEQPFAYIDTHAGLGLYDLQGDQATRTGEYLEGVARLWGRDDVPAMAADYLRVIKRLNADGELRYYPGSPELARRLMRQQDRALLNEKHPEDGPLLKENMKKDPRVVVHLGEGWHVPRALLPVQEKRAIMLIDPPFEQADELKRCTHSMKEAISRMRQTVAAIWYPIKDQRSLTRYYQDLTSTGAPKLLRVELYVHHQDSPQGLNGSGLAIANPPWGLEEELKELLPWLAKELAQTDGSYRMDWLIAE; encoded by the coding sequence ATGAACTATCGTCACGCCTTCCACGCCGGCAACCACGCCGACGTCCTCAAGCACATCGTGCTGACCCGCCTCATCGCCTTGATGTCGCGCAAGGAGCAGCCATTTGCCTACATCGATACCCACGCTGGGCTTGGTCTGTACGACCTGCAAGGCGACCAGGCAACCCGGACCGGCGAGTACCTGGAAGGCGTCGCCCGCTTGTGGGGCCGCGATGATGTGCCCGCCATGGCTGCCGACTACCTGCGCGTCATCAAGCGCCTGAACGCGGACGGCGAGCTGCGTTACTACCCCGGTTCGCCCGAGCTGGCTCGCCGCCTGATGCGCCAGCAAGACCGCGCCCTGCTCAACGAAAAGCATCCTGAAGACGGGCCGCTGCTCAAAGAGAACATGAAAAAAGACCCGCGTGTGGTCGTGCACCTGGGCGAAGGCTGGCATGTGCCCAGGGCCCTGCTACCGGTGCAGGAAAAGCGCGCGATCATGCTGATCGACCCGCCGTTCGAGCAGGCCGATGAGCTCAAGCGCTGCACCCATTCCATGAAAGAGGCCATCAGCCGCATGCGCCAGACCGTCGCGGCTATCTGGTACCCCATCAAGGACCAGCGCTCGCTGACGCGTTACTACCAGGACCTGACCAGCACTGGCGCGCCAAAATTGCTGCGGGTCGAGCTGTATGTGCACCACCAGGACAGCCCGCAGGGCCTTAATGGCTCGGGCCTGGCCATCGCCAACCCGCCATGGGGCCTGGAAGAAGAGCTCAAGGAGCTGCTGCCGTGGCTGGCCAAGGAGCTGGCGCAGACGGACGGTAGCTATCGCATGGACTGGCTCATCGCCGAATAG
- a CDS encoding glycosyltransferase family 2 protein, protein MRFSEESDVTLVVTSCGRFDLLKDTLESFDRYNTAPIREVFITEDSGDDAVHAAVPEHWRPYCKVFVNRPKLGQLPSIDLAYSHVTTPYIFHCEDDWHFYRQSFVEDSRAILDARPDLLQVWLRSHAHDLAIHSPYIHLGDRQVIAGVPCYPLLSDKAEWQAFSLNPGLRRLSDYQRCAPFAAYAGEKALSRRYAEFNLTAVTLEGDAVLHTGFGNHVTLPIEVARKAKRRQRDRIKLALTLVTGALIGMGITLFVQ, encoded by the coding sequence GTGCGCTTTTCAGAAGAAAGTGATGTCACGCTCGTCGTGACCAGTTGTGGGCGGTTCGATCTGCTCAAAGACACCCTTGAGAGTTTCGATCGCTACAACACAGCGCCCATTCGCGAAGTGTTCATCACCGAAGATTCCGGTGACGATGCCGTGCATGCTGCGGTGCCTGAGCACTGGAGACCGTACTGCAAGGTGTTCGTCAACCGGCCCAAACTCGGCCAGTTGCCCTCGATCGACCTGGCCTACAGTCACGTCACGACGCCTTACATCTTCCACTGCGAAGACGACTGGCACTTCTACCGCCAGAGCTTTGTCGAAGACTCGCGGGCTATCCTGGATGCCAGGCCTGACCTGCTGCAAGTGTGGCTGCGCAGCCATGCCCATGACTTGGCTATCCACAGCCCTTACATTCACCTGGGCGATCGCCAGGTCATTGCCGGCGTGCCGTGTTATCCGCTGCTGTCCGACAAGGCCGAATGGCAAGCGTTTTCGCTCAATCCCGGCCTGCGTCGATTGAGTGATTATCAGCGCTGTGCGCCATTCGCCGCCTATGCTGGAGAGAAGGCGCTTTCCCGACGCTACGCTGAGTTTAATTTGACAGCGGTCACCTTGGAAGGTGATGCAGTGTTGCACACTGGCTTTGGCAATCACGTGACCTTGCCCATCGAAGTGGCGCGCAAGGCCAAACGTCGTCAACGTGATCGTATCAAGCTGGCATTGACGCTGGTGACAGGTGCTTTGATCGGCATGGGTATCACCCTTTTTGTTCAATGA